GTGGGACATCTATTCCCCAGAGCTCCATCCTCTCTTCTAAATAACAGGGAACGTTGAGTCCCCTGTTTTTTCTCTAGTGAGAGCACTCATCAGCATGCTTCCTCCTCTCTAACTGTGTCCTTTAGATCCAGGAGGGATATTTGCTACCACCACCAGCTAATGCTGATTTGCTACCAGCACAAGGCCCAGGTCCTTGTCTGGTCTGTACCCCATTACAAGGTTCTCCAGGAACAGACATCACCACCTCTGCCTAGATCCTGAAATTTCACAAATGTAGGTTCTTTCTTACCCGTTCTTTTTATTCCTCTATTTACAAGCACAATGACACCCACCCCTCGTCTTCTTCCTGAAATACCTGGCTCTGATCCCAGGCATCCATTCCAGAAATCAACACAGCTATGCAATTGCATCTTTTATTAAATACTCCCAACTCCATTTCAAATCCAGAGAatccagagcaggagcaagagaccAACCTATCATCTGGAAACTCAAGGTGTAAACATTAGTGCCAAAGATTAGTCATGAAGGTAAGTTGGGTATTACAGTGCCCTACAACACAATGGTCTTGTGCCGAGAGCCACATTCTGAAATACCAAGTGAAGTTTGATgacacattatattatatatttcacaaCAGATTTGTCTTCTAGATGTGTGAGGGAGATGATGGGTTTATGTGTACAGGTGCACACATGCCTATGTTTTGGGGAATTTGTGCATACATGTAACAAGAATGTTATCTGTGCAGTTTTATTATTGTGTGCCTGTTTTCATGGTGTGGCATATTTGAAGAGGAATGGTTTAGAGCTTGCCAGGCTGAACAGTTATGTGTCCGTGTAATCACCGCATTAAAGAATTTGACCTTTTGTAACTCAACATCTCTAGCCACCATTGGTCTGTAAGCCTGAATGTCACCTCTCCTACTTTATTCATCTCTGATATGAccccaaattataaaatgatCTATAAATATAGGTAAGACTTTGCATGTCCTTTCATACTCCACAGTCTCTAGCACAGTGGATCCTGGTTGATCAAACAGGAAGGACCTCGAAGTTAGTCAAATATAAGTGGAAAACCTATTAAGCATTTACAAAtaatgtggccttgggcaagtaatTTAACTTCAGTTACTCTCCTAACATACTCTATAAAATAAGGCTATTGCCTAATATTCAAGTGAGTTAAGATTAGagttaataaatgaaaagagatgtaaatgttcatagcagttgtATCACTGCCTAGCATAAGAACCCCTTAAAAACCTGTTTCTTAATTTGGGAAACAGATATGACGATAGTTAGCATTTATTAAAGGATGACAGTTAACaactgctatgtgccaggccttgTTCTAACAGCTTTTCATATTTAGCCCACTTaacatatttctattttcatatgaggaaactgaggcagagagaggctaAGTAACATACCCAAGGTTTTCCAGctagaaaatggcagagccaggactcaaacccaggcagtctggctgctGAGCCCTGGTTCTTAATTATGACATTAATGCTTATTCTGCCcagtgaggataaaatgagtGAAACATAAAATCAAACAGGATGTTTTGGTAGGGAGCAGTGTTTTTTccctctgaaaaatgaaaaattaggttATTGTGATTTTGTAATTTACAGCAGTGAATATGATGTGAAAAATAAGTTATCCATATAATAATTTATGTCAGGAGTCATGCAGCAGAAAGATTTCTGTCCATCACATAAACTTTCATCCATTACATAACCCATATGTTTCTGTACCATTAAGACACTTGGTTCAACAAGACCCTTGGAGAATGAGGTTCCTTTTGTTCCCTGgggttctctttttattttatttttggattaatATTTGATAGTAAAGCCAAGGATTTGGGACAGGAAACTTAGATGACATCTAGTTCAAACTCCTTGatttacatatgaaaaaattgAGACAGAGGGAAATGAAGATTTCCCCATATCATATAACTGGCTAAAGGGAGCTATGTAGGTAAAACCAAGATGTCCTGATATTCTAGTCTACCagaaagtgttctttttttctacccAACTTATTCCTGATTTAAAGGCTAGTATACGTGTGCTGATCTCCCCTCAGTGGGAGGGGCATGGACGTTGGGAGTAGTCTCTATtcacaacaaattaaaaatcagtaatcAGCCGTATAATGGGTTGTGTTAGAAAGTAAACTAAGgcccaataaaatatttaagagtttatttgagcagtgATCCATGAATTGGGCAGCTCCAAGCCAGAAGTGGCTAGGGAGCTCCCCAGAGAGAACATGAGGAGGAGGCTTTTTAGGACAAATAGATAAAAGCaaagataatatttcattggTTACAGTTATACAGTTACACAGTTATACAGTTGCCTTATTTGGTCTATCCCATGAGGAAGTCCTAGTTACTAATTACGTTTTTGTTGGCTGCTTCTGATTGGTTGAGCTTAAGTTCTGTGTTTCTTTAACATAGGCATTTACAAGAAATACCACAAATAAAGTTTCAGACATGCTTGCAAATCAAGCAAGGTTAAGGTCACTTAGGAGGCCCAACTGGCTCTGTCTGCTCAAGGATTCTTCTGGCCTCGTCTCCATTTTACATGAACTGTTGCATAAATAAACACAGAGTACCTGAAACAACGGAGGTGATCATTCTGCCTACCGAGTGTTGGCCACGCCAAGCTTGGAGTGTTGCTCTTATTCTTAGGgagtttatttttaagtaatctcatctgtaaatgggattacaatCCACAAACTGACCTTGTATATGATTCCATTCCttctcccagcccagccccacacTCCAAGGTTTTCCCTTTGCTTATAAGGGGTAGTCACCCTTTTTTATTTCGACCTTCCAAACATTCTGGGAGTTTTCCTCCTTTAGGCCAACTACAGCGCAGAGGAGCGCTTTCTCCTGCTGGGTTTCTCCGACTGGCCTTCCCTGCAGCCGGTCCTCTTCGCCCTTGTCCTCCTGTGCTACCTCCTGACCTTGACGGGCAACTCGGCGCTGGTGCTGCTGGCGGTGCGCGACCCGCGCCTGCACACGCCCATGTACTACTTCCTCTGCCACCTGGCCTTGGTAGACGCGGGCTTCACTACTAGCGTGGTGCCGCCGCTGCTGGCCAACCTGCGCGGACCAGCGCTCTGGCTGCCGCGCAGCCACTGCACGGCCCAGCTGTGCGCATCGCTGGCTCTGGGTTCGGCCGAATGCGTCCTCCTGGCGGTGATGGCTCTGGACCGCGCGGCCGCAGTGTGCCGCCCGCTGCGCTATGCGGGGCTCGTCTCCCCGCGCCTATGTCGCACGCTGGCCAGCGCCTCCTGGCTAAGCGGCCTCACCAACTCGGTTGCGCAAACCGCGCTCCTGGCTGAGCGGCCGCTGTGCGCGCCCCGCCTGCTGGACCACTTCATCTGTGAGCTGCCGGCGTTGCTCAAGCTGGCCTGCGGAGGCGACGGAGACACTACCGAGAACCAGATGTTCGCCGCCCGCGTGGTCATCCTGCTGCTGCCGTTTGCCGTCATCCTGGCCTCCTACGGTGCCGTGGCCCGAGCTGTCTGTTGCATGCGGTTCAGCGGAGGCCGGAGGAGGGCGGTGGGCACGTGTGGGTCCCACCTGACAGCCGTCTGCCTGTTCTACGGCTCGGCCATCTACACCTACCTGCAGCCCGCGCAGCGCTACAACCAGGCACGGGGCAAGTTCGTATCGCTCTTCTACACCGTGGTCACACCTGCTCTC
This DNA window, taken from Homo sapiens chromosome 6 genomic scaffold, GRCh38.p14 alternate locus group ALT_REF_LOCI_5 HSCHR6_MHC_MCF_CTG1, encodes the following:
- the OR2I1 gene encoding putative olfactory receptor 2I1, which codes for MKANYSAEERFLLLGFSDWPSLQPVLFALVLLCYLLTLTGNSALVLLAVRDPRLHTPMYYFLCHLALVDAGFTTSVVPPLLANLRGPALWLPRSHCTAQLCASLALGSAECVLLAVMALDRAAAVCRPLRYAGLVSPRLCRTLASASWLSGLTNSVAQTALLAERPLCAPRLLDHFICELPALLKLACGGDGDTTENQMFAARVVILLLPFAVILASYGAVARAVCCMRFSGGRRRAVGTCGSHLTAVCLFYGSAIYTYLQPAQRYNQARGKFVSLFYTVVTPALNPLIYTLRNKKVKGAARRLLRSLGRGQAGQ